A region from the Streptomyces tsukubensis genome encodes:
- a CDS encoding SCO0930 family lipoprotein, with amino-acid sequence MKTWRSASAAAAAAALLAMTTACGQEDRGGGGGTDSGQPVGAAKPASGGGYGDYGSGTATAPGGAAKPAGRLAVRNIPQLGEVLTDSAGFTLYRFDEDTAKPPRSRCEGDCAKAWPVVAAEGATAPSGADPDLLGEVTRPDGGTQLTVAGWPVYRYAEDTAAGQARGQGVGGTWFAAAPDGGKAGGGGAAGTGGTGGTGGYGTPGGDSASGSASGSGAASGADSAPGAGRTESAAPPGLSTRKDPKLGEIVVDRAGMTVYRFVKDSAWPMRTACTGACLEKWPVVAPVNKNDTRGILKKGFVTFARPDGIKQQTIDCWPLYTFAGDRGPGETNGQGVGGTWFAVTPQGKVVRTAK; translated from the coding sequence ATGAAGACCTGGCGAAGCGCGTCGGCCGCCGCGGCCGCGGCAGCCCTGCTGGCAATGACGACGGCGTGCGGTCAGGAGGACCGGGGCGGCGGTGGCGGTACGGACAGCGGGCAGCCCGTCGGCGCGGCGAAGCCGGCCTCGGGCGGCGGCTACGGGGACTACGGCTCCGGCACCGCCACGGCCCCGGGCGGTGCGGCGAAACCGGCCGGACGGCTCGCGGTACGGAACATTCCGCAGCTCGGCGAGGTCCTCACCGACAGCGCCGGATTCACCCTCTACCGCTTCGACGAGGACACTGCGAAACCCCCGCGGTCCCGTTGCGAAGGCGACTGCGCGAAGGCTTGGCCGGTGGTGGCCGCGGAGGGGGCGACCGCCCCGTCCGGAGCCGACCCCGACCTCCTCGGCGAGGTGACGCGGCCCGACGGCGGCACCCAGCTGACCGTCGCCGGATGGCCCGTGTACCGGTACGCCGAGGACACCGCGGCGGGGCAGGCCCGGGGACAGGGCGTCGGCGGTACCTGGTTCGCCGCAGCCCCGGACGGCGGCAAGGCGGGCGGCGGGGGAGCGGCGGGCACGGGTGGCACGGGTGGCACGGGCGGCTACGGCACCCCGGGCGGGGATTCCGCTTCCGGCTCTGCTTCCGGTTCCGGTGCTGCTTCCGGCGCTGATTCCGCCCCTGGGGCAGGTCGTACCGAATCCGCAGCTCCGCCCGGACTGTCGACCCGCAAGGATCCGAAGCTGGGCGAGATCGTGGTGGACCGCGCGGGCATGACGGTCTACCGCTTCGTCAAGGACTCGGCCTGGCCGATGCGCACCGCCTGCACCGGGGCGTGCCTGGAGAAGTGGCCCGTGGTGGCACCCGTCAACAAGAACGACACCCGGGGCATCCTCAAGAAGGGTTTTGTCACCTTCGCCCGGCCCGACGGAATCAAGCAGCAGACCATCGACTGCTGGCCGCTCTACACCTTCGCAGGTGACCGCGGCCCCGGGGAGACCAACGGGCAGGGCGTGGGCGGCACCTGGTTCGCCGTGACCCCGCAGGGCAAGGTGGTCAGGACGGCGAAGTAG
- a CDS encoding SAM-dependent methyltransferase: MERAVWAPPGIDTSVAGVARMYDYYAGGSHNFAADRDAARRTLDFLPGLPKSVQADRAFMRRAVTWAVGRGITRFLDIGCGMVSYGNVHQVARSADPACRIVHLDHDPVAVAHGRAVAGDDPGIAVAVADLRRPRQILDGPEVAELLEAASPVALLLLGVLPFVEDAEDPYGAVRELGEALPPESLIVITHAAYDRVPVSQEQTEGALGVYRDIRSPLTLRSQEQIARFFEGYEMVEPGLVFTPHWRPDAPAEQEDPYAFSSYAGVGRKA; this comes from the coding sequence ATGGAGCGTGCTGTCTGGGCCCCGCCCGGCATCGACACCTCGGTGGCCGGTGTGGCCCGGATGTACGACTACTACGCGGGCGGCTCCCACAATTTCGCGGCCGACCGGGACGCCGCGCGCCGGACGCTGGACTTCCTGCCCGGCCTGCCCAAGAGCGTCCAGGCCGACCGGGCCTTTATGCGCAGGGCGGTGACCTGGGCGGTCGGCCGGGGAATCACCCGCTTCCTCGACATCGGCTGCGGCATGGTGTCGTACGGCAACGTCCACCAGGTGGCGCGGTCCGCCGACCCGGCGTGCCGCATCGTCCATCTGGACCACGATCCGGTCGCCGTCGCCCACGGTCGGGCGGTGGCCGGTGACGACCCCGGGATCGCCGTGGCCGTGGCCGACCTGCGCAGACCCCGGCAGATCCTCGACGGCCCCGAGGTCGCCGAACTACTGGAAGCGGCCAGTCCGGTGGCGCTGTTGCTGCTCGGCGTGCTTCCCTTCGTCGAGGACGCGGAGGACCCGTACGGCGCGGTACGGGAGTTGGGCGAAGCCCTCCCGCCGGAGAGTCTGATCGTCATCACCCACGCCGCGTACGACCGCGTCCCGGTGTCGCAGGAGCAGACGGAAGGCGCCCTGGGGGTCTACCGTGACATCCGCAGTCCACTGACATTGCGTTCACAAGAGCAAATTGCTCGGTTCTTCGAGGGGTACGAGATGGTCGAGCCCGGACTGGTGTTCACGCCGCACTGGCGGCCGGACGCCCCAGCCGAGCAGGAGGACCCATATGCCTTCTCAAGCTACGCAGGGGTGGGGCGCAAGGCGTGA